The following is a genomic window from Gymnodinialimonas ceratoperidinii.
GCCGCCCCCAACCCGGCGCACAGCACCACGCGCGGGGCATCGAGCCGGCTGCCATTCTCCAATGCCATCTCGAAGCCCGAGGCCACGGGCGTCACTTTCTCCACCTTGGCACCCTGCACGATCTCACCACCCAGCGCCGTGACCGCGACCCGCAGGCCGCGCAGCAGGCGGAGCGGGTTCACATGACCATCGAGCGGACAGAACGTCGCCCCGACCACCCCCGGCCCGATCTCCGGGAAAGAGCGGCGCAGGTCGTCGCCCGGGATTACCTCGTGGCTGAAGCGGTTGCCGAGGGTCGCCTCCTGCGCCTCCAGATCCGCCTTGAAGGCGCTGAACTCATCCGCTTCCGTGAAGAACTCGTAGCCGCCCGACTGGTCCAGCGCGAGGTCGATGCCACTGGCCTCCTGCACCTCCGCGGCGAAATCAGGCCACAGCGCCACCGCGTCGCGCGATAACTGCGCGTAGGGCGCGAAGCCCGCCCCCTTGCCCTGCAACCAGACCAGACCGAAGTTCCCCTGCGAGGCGCGCAGATCACTGTCGGCCCCGTCGAGCACCCGGACGCGCCGCCCCGCGCGCAACAGGCCAAACGCGGTGGCAAGCCCCACCACGCCGCCGCCGATGACCGTGATCTCTGCCTCTCTTCTCACCAACGCCTCCCCTGTCGTGATCTGCCCTCAGCCTTGGAACAGCGTCCCGTCCACCATGACGGCCTGCACCTCCAACGCCTCGTTCAGGCAGGTCAGCGAGGCTCGGTAGCCCGCCGCGATCCGGCCCAGCGAGTCCTGCAGGCCCAGCGCCTCCGCCGGGATGCCGCTCGCCATATGCAGAGCGGTCGCCAGATCGGCACCGCAATGGGTCACCATGTTGCGCACGCAGGTGATCATGTCGACATGGGCGCCCGCAAGCCGTCCGGTCTTGTCGGTCAGCCGGTCCCCGTCGAGGGTGATCGCCTTGCCGAGCAGATCGAACCCCTGCGATTGCCCGGCCAGTGTCAGCATCGCGTCGGTCACGAGGCACAGCCGCCCCTCCATCTCGCGCGCCGCCAGCGCGACGTTGCGCCAATCGACGTGGTGGCCGTCGACGATGATCCCGGCATAGAGCTTGTCCGAGAACATCACCGCCCCCACCACCCCCGGCTCGCGCCCGGAAAGCTGGCTCATCGCGTTGAACAGATGCGTGGCGCCGCGCAGCCCCGCGGCCTCGGCCGCCGCGATCTGGTCGGCACTGGCCGCCGAGTGGCCGGCGAAAACATGAACGCCCGCCTGCGCCAGCCGCGAGATCACGCCGGGGTCGTGGCACTCGGGCGCGAGGGTCAGGAGCACGGGCATGTCCGCCGCAGCCGCCTCGACCGCGGCGATGTCGTCCTCTGCCATCACCCGGATCGCCTCGGCGGGGTGGATGCCGGGCCGCTCGGGCGACAGGAACGGGCCTTCCAGATGCACGCCGAGAACGCCGGGCAGGCGCTCGGCCATCGCCTCGCGCACCGCGCTGATCGCGGCGCGGTAGCTCTGCCCCTCGGCGGTGATGAAGGTCGGTAGGACATGGGCCGTGCCGCCCTCGCGCGCACCGGCGGCGATGGTCGCGGCGGCCTGCGCCGTCGGCTCGAAGTTGAACTGCACATCCGCCGCGCCGTTGATCTGCAGGTCGATGAAACCGGGCGCGACCAGATCATAGGCGGGCAGACCGGACGGCGCCTCCGCACCCGTCACGCTCTGCACCACGCCGTCGCGCATCTCCACGATGCGGTTCTCCAGCGGCGCAGCCCCGCCGCCCGCATAAAGCCTGCGCGCGAAAATGCGGTCAGGAGTAGTCACTCTCTCGTCCTCCCGGATGAACGTGATGGTAGTAATCCGTCAACTTCAACCGGCTCGCGGCAGCCTCATCAAGGATAACCGTCGTCTGCGCGTGCATCTGGAGCGCCGAGGCCGGGCACATGGCGCTGACCGGCCCTTCGATCATCGCCGCCGCGGCCTCTGCCTTGGACTCGCCCAGCGCCAGCAACAGACAGGCTCGCGCCTCCAGAATCGTCGCGATCCCCATGGTGATCGCATATTTCGGCACCTCTTCATCGGTATCGAAATACCGCCGGTTGGCCTCCAGCGTGCTGTCGGTCAGCGTCTTGATCCGGGTCCGCGACCCGAGGCTCGAGGTCGGCTCGTTGAAACCGATGTGGCCGTTCTGCCCGATCCCCAGAAGCTGCAGGTCGATGCCGCCGGCCTTGGCGATCCGCGCCTCGTAATCCATCGCCTCGGCTTTCGGGTCGATCGCGTCACCGCGCGGCAGATGTGCGCGCATGATCGGCATGTCCGTCAGGTCGAACAGCGCCTCGGCCATGTAGCGGTGGTACGAGCCGGGGTGATCGGCGGCGAGGCCCACGTATTCGTCGAGGTTGAACGACGTCACCCCCGTCATCGAGAACTCCCCCGCCTGATGCCGCTTGGCCAGTTCCGCGTAGAGCGGCAGCATCGTGCCGCCCGTCGCCAGCCCGAGCGTGCAATCGCTCCGCGCCCGGACCTGTGCGGCGACGATATCCGCCGCCCGCAGGATCGCGGCTTCCTTGGAGGGAAGGATCAGAACTTTCATGCCGATCCCTCCGCGCCCACCATGGGCTTCCGCCCCTTGAATTCGAGTGATTTCTTCACCGTCGCTACCCCTTTGCGCCAAGTGGCACCCGGACCGGCGCGGCATCCTGCGCCTCGGGTCCTGCGTGTCGCGCGCACCCTAGCGGCCTCAGCGCCACAGGCAAGGTCGGGCCCGGAGCTACAGCCCGGTCCGCATCTGGTAGCCCGGCGCGAAGAGCAGCCGCACCTTGGTGACCGAGGCCGCGCCGTCCCATGTCACCCGGTCGATGGTGAACAGTGCCGCGCCTTCCGGGCACAGCAAGGCCTCGGCCATGTCATCGCTGGCGCTGACGGCCGAAAAGGCGATCTCGCCGTGGGTATAGGGCGCGTGGTGCAGCAGCCATTCGTTGGCGCTGATCGCCTCGAAATCCTCCTCCAGCGCGGCGGGGACAACCTCGGTGTTGATCCAGCGGTCTTCCAGCGCATAGGGCGTACCGCTGGCCAGATGCAGCGCGCGCACGTGGAGCAAGGGCACGCGGGAGCCCGTGGCCATCGCGGCGCTCGTCGTGATCGGCGGCACCTGCGTGGCGCGATAGGCCAGCTGGTAGCCATAGGTCTCGCCGCGCTCCTCGATCTCGTGGCGCATGACCGGGATCGTCAGGGTCGCCCGCGCCGCCGGTTGCGCCGCGACCCGCGTGCCGGCCTTGCGGCGACGGTCGAGGATGCCGCTCTCGGCCAGCGACCGCAGCGCGCGGTTCACGGTGGAGCGGGCGCAGCCGAACTCCTCGGCCAGATCGGCCTCGTTCGGGATCAACTCTCCCGGCGCCCATTCGCGCGCATGGATGCGGCGCAGCGCCTCGTCCTGCACGCTTTGCCAGTTTCGGAACGAGGGCGTGCTCATAGGGCGTCTTTCAGGGCGTCGATGGTCTGCTTGTAGGCGGCCACGATTTCCGCGCGGCGCCGGTGTTGCCCGCCTGTTACCATGTGCCGCCCGGCAGACCAAACCTCGCGCACCAGACGGTCGTCCCCGGCAAAGATCCAGGCGTCGAGCGCGGTATCGCCCTCGCGGCCCCAGAGGTGCTTCGACCCGGTGTCGAGCGCCAGCATGTCGGCCCATTGCCCGGTCTCCAGCGCACCGCTGTCGCGCTGCGCCGCCTGCGCGCCACCGGCGAGAATGGCATCATAGAGCCGCCGCCCGGTGGATTTCTCCGCGCTGGCAAAAGCCGCGCGGGAGCCGTCGCGCAGGCGCTGCGAGTAATCCAACGTGCGCAGCTCCTCGGACAGGGCGATGCGGATGTTGCTGTCCGAGCCCACCGCCATCGCGCCGCCCGCCTCCGCCCAGCGGATGCCATCGAAGATGCCGTCGCCGAGGCTGCTCTCGGTAATCGGGCAGAGCCCCGCGACGGCCGCGCTGCGCGCCAGCGCCTCGGTCTCCTGCGGCTGCATCTGGGTGCAATGGATCAGGCACCAGCGCGCATCGAGCGCCATGTTCTCCAGCGCCCATTCCACCGGACGCGCGCCCCATGCGTCCGCCACCTCCGTCACCTCGGCGCGCTGCTCGGCGAGGTGCATGTGGATCGGCCCTTCCGCGAATTGCGCGGCGAAGCGCTTGAGGTCGTCCTGCCCCACCGCCCGCAGCGAGTGCGGCGCGGCGCCCAGCGTGGCGTCCGAGGCTTTCAGCGCCGCGCCCGCCTCCTCGCGCAGCCGCAAGTAGCGCTCGAAATCGTTGCCGAAGCGGATCTGCCCCGGCCCCAGGTCGCGCCCGTCGCAGCCGCCGTATTGGTAGAGCACCGGCAGAAGGCACAGGCCGATCCCGCTCTGAT
Proteins encoded in this region:
- a CDS encoding NAD(P)/FAD-dependent oxidoreductase, translated to MRREAEITVIGGGVVGLATAFGLLRAGRRVRVLDGADSDLRASQGNFGLVWLQGKGAGFAPYAQLSRDAVALWPDFAAEVQEASGIDLALDQSGGYEFFTEADEFSAFKADLEAQEATLGNRFSHEVIPGDDLRRSFPEIGPGVVGATFCPLDGHVNPLRLLRGLRVAVTALGGEIVQGAKVEKVTPVASGFEMALENGSRLDAPRVVLCAGLGAAPLAAQLGFATRVRAQRGELLITEKLETRLPFLSSTIRQVDEGGLQIGGTKAEVGPDDRETREMMAGLAQHAVTVLPALADVRVLRAWGALRVMSPDGYPVYTRSAAHPAAAMVTCHSGVTLAAFHGTKLADWLEDTAAAPDLEAFDEHRFALSASA
- a CDS encoding formimidoylglutamate deiminase, with the protein product MQMIWAETALLPSGWARDVRVAVDGAGRIAAVSEGVEAPADAVRVPMLLPAPVNVHSHAFQRAMAGLTERRGPDPRDSFWTWRQLMFRFLDRLTPEHIEAITAFVQMEMLEAGYACNAEFHYLHHQPGGVPYDNLAELSERVVAASDQSGIGLCLLPVLYQYGGCDGRDLGPGQIRFGNDFERYLRLREEAGAALKASDATLGAAPHSLRAVGQDDLKRFAAQFAEGPIHMHLAEQRAEVTEVADAWGARPVEWALENMALDARWCLIHCTQMQPQETEALARSAAVAGLCPITESSLGDGIFDGIRWAEAGGAMAVGSDSNIRIALSEELRTLDYSQRLRDGSRAAFASAEKSTGRRLYDAILAGGAQAAQRDSGALETGQWADMLALDTGSKHLWGREGDTALDAWIFAGDDRLVREVWSAGRHMVTGGQHRRRAEIVAAYKQTIDALKDAL
- the nagB gene encoding glucosamine-6-phosphate deaminase, coding for MKVLILPSKEAAILRAADIVAAQVRARSDCTLGLATGGTMLPLYAELAKRHQAGEFSMTGVTSFNLDEYVGLAADHPGSYHRYMAEALFDLTDMPIMRAHLPRGDAIDPKAEAMDYEARIAKAGGIDLQLLGIGQNGHIGFNEPTSSLGSRTRIKTLTDSTLEANRRYFDTDEEVPKYAITMGIATILEARACLLLALGESKAEAAAAMIEGPVSAMCPASALQMHAQTTVILDEAAASRLKLTDYYHHVHPGGRESDYS
- the nagA gene encoding N-acetylglucosamine-6-phosphate deacetylase, with product MTTPDRIFARRLYAGGGAAPLENRIVEMRDGVVQSVTGAEAPSGLPAYDLVAPGFIDLQINGAADVQFNFEPTAQAAATIAAGAREGGTAHVLPTFITAEGQSYRAAISAVREAMAERLPGVLGVHLEGPFLSPERPGIHPAEAIRVMAEDDIAAVEAAAADMPVLLTLAPECHDPGVISRLAQAGVHVFAGHSAASADQIAAAEAAGLRGATHLFNAMSQLSGREPGVVGAVMFSDKLYAGIIVDGHHVDWRNVALAAREMEGRLCLVTDAMLTLAGQSQGFDLLGKAITLDGDRLTDKTGRLAGAHVDMITCVRNMVTHCGADLATALHMASGIPAEALGLQDSLGRIAAGYRASLTCLNEALEVQAVMVDGTLFQG
- a CDS encoding GntR family transcriptional regulator; protein product: MSTPSFRNWQSVQDEALRRIHAREWAPGELIPNEADLAEEFGCARSTVNRALRSLAESGILDRRRKAGTRVAAQPAARATLTIPVMRHEIEERGETYGYQLAYRATQVPPITTSAAMATGSRVPLLHVRALHLASGTPYALEDRWINTEVVPAALEEDFEAISANEWLLHHAPYTHGEIAFSAVSASDDMAEALLCPEGAALFTIDRVTWDGAASVTKVRLLFAPGYQMRTGL